The proteins below are encoded in one region of Bremerella sp. P1:
- a CDS encoding DUF2254 domain-containing protein: MLSLKKLINYWNRLQHSLWFVPVLCTLGGVVGAVLMLWIDHSLKRSWEDFFWLETTTNGAQTVLSTIAGGMITVAGVVLSMEMVTLSITSSQFGSRVLRSRLGDRTTQWTIGAFMGTAVYSLVVLKMVRKLGEDNFFIPHLSVMAAILFALGSLMILLYFIHHVAMIAQAPEIVASLATDLRHSMERIFPDKIGDPPPKENSHEREVTEEEWNALKEGVTVQSTREGYIQGIEGDDLIALATQLNLIIELPKRPGDFLSRGETLARVAALDQIDENEVARAINETFFIGNNRTPWQDVNCSVHELSQMGVRALSPGINDPYTAVNCIDRLSSALAQLAQRQMPAANRFDHDGHLRLIVDRQTFSSVMHAAFDQMRSYAISSAAVSQRLMEGYQRIADAVTHETHAEDVLHQARLTMEGALEQPHHPADLKIIQEQYERLNKKLEPLLEKKEEAPPSDQNPVDDESDEEGEASGEVIG, from the coding sequence ATGTTATCTCTAAAAAAGTTGATTAATTATTGGAATCGCTTGCAACACAGCCTCTGGTTTGTGCCCGTTCTTTGCACGTTAGGAGGGGTTGTTGGTGCGGTACTGATGCTGTGGATTGACCATTCTTTAAAAAGATCTTGGGAAGATTTTTTCTGGCTAGAGACGACGACCAACGGAGCTCAGACAGTTCTGTCCACAATCGCCGGCGGAATGATCACCGTGGCCGGTGTGGTTCTTTCAATGGAAATGGTCACGCTTTCGATCACTTCTTCTCAATTTGGCTCGCGCGTGCTGCGTAGCCGGTTGGGTGATCGGACCACCCAGTGGACGATCGGGGCGTTCATGGGCACGGCCGTCTATAGCCTGGTGGTGCTGAAGATGGTGCGTAAGCTCGGCGAAGATAACTTCTTCATTCCCCATCTGTCCGTAATGGCAGCAATTTTATTTGCCTTGGGCAGCCTGATGATCTTGCTCTATTTCATCCACCATGTCGCGATGATTGCCCAAGCGCCGGAGATTGTCGCGAGTCTCGCTACGGACCTGCGACATTCGATGGAGCGGATCTTTCCTGACAAGATCGGTGATCCCCCACCCAAAGAAAACTCTCACGAGCGTGAGGTCACCGAAGAGGAGTGGAACGCCTTGAAGGAAGGGGTGACCGTTCAGTCGACTCGCGAAGGTTACATTCAGGGAATTGAAGGGGACGACCTGATTGCCTTGGCAACTCAGCTGAACTTGATCATTGAACTCCCCAAGCGTCCAGGCGATTTTCTTTCCCGTGGCGAAACGCTGGCTCGAGTCGCCGCGTTGGACCAGATTGATGAGAACGAAGTAGCCCGCGCGATCAACGAAACCTTCTTCATTGGGAATAATCGCACGCCGTGGCAAGATGTGAACTGTTCGGTGCACGAGCTTTCGCAAATGGGTGTTCGTGCTTTGAGTCCTGGCATCAACGATCCCTACACGGCCGTCAATTGTATCGATCGATTGTCGTCGGCCTTGGCACAGTTGGCTCAGCGGCAAATGCCTGCGGCGAATCGCTTCGATCACGATGGGCATCTTCGTTTGATCGTCGACCGGCAAACGTTTTCCAGTGTAATGCATGCGGCCTTTGATCAGATGCGAAGCTACGCCATTAGCAGCGCGGCCGTGTCGCAGCGGTTGATGGAAGGATATCAGCGAATCGCAGATGCCGTTACGCATGAAACCCATGCGGAAGATGTGCTGCATCAAGCACGGCTTACCATGGAAGGGGCCCTTGAGCAGCCGCATCACCCGGCAGACCTGAAGATTATTCAGGAGCAATACGAGCGGCTGAACAAAAAGTTAGAGCCGCTACTGGAGAAGAAGGAGGAAGCTCCCCCGTCAGATCAAAATCCCGTCGATGATGAATCCGACGAAGAAGGGGAGGCCAGTGGCGAAGTGATCGGTTAG
- a CDS encoding ArsR/SmtB family transcription factor, translating to MKKKREYELCAGRLKALADPDRLRIVEQLFSGPMNVSDLSKALDEEIVKVSHHLGVLRHADLVQTEKQGRFVIYSLAPDVAAESKSESMTQARRIDFGCCSVNLELK from the coding sequence ATGAAAAAGAAACGTGAATACGAACTCTGTGCTGGTAGGTTAAAGGCTCTTGCCGATCCCGATCGCTTGCGGATTGTCGAGCAGCTATTCTCAGGCCCGATGAATGTCAGCGACTTATCGAAAGCGCTCGACGAAGAGATCGTGAAGGTCTCGCACCATCTGGGTGTCTTGCGGCACGCGGATCTTGTGCAAACCGAGAAACAGGGGCGTTTCGTTATTTACTCGCTGGCCCCGGATGTTGCCGCCGAGAGTAAGAGCGAGTCGATGACCCAGGCTCGCCGAATCGACTTCGGCTGCTGCTCGGTTAATCTCGAATTGAAGTAG